A window of Saccopteryx leptura isolate mSacLep1 chromosome 5, mSacLep1_pri_phased_curated, whole genome shotgun sequence contains these coding sequences:
- the NANP gene encoding N-acylneuraminate-9-phosphatase, with product MGLSVRAVFFDLDNTLIDTAGASRKGMLEVIKLLQSKYHYKEEAEIICDKVQVKLSKECFHPSNICITDLRTSHWEEAIQETKGGAANRKLAKECYFLWKSTRLQHMTLAEDVKAMLTELRKEVCLLLLTNGDRQTQREKIEACACQSYFDAVVIGGEQKEEKPAPSIFHYCCDLLGVRPEDCVMVGDTLETDIQGGLNAGLRATVWINKHGVVPLKSSPMPHYIISSVLELPALLQSMDC from the exons ATGGGGCTGAGCGTGCGGGCCGTTTTCTTTGATCTGGACAACACGCTCATCGACACGGCGGGGGCGAGTAGAAAAGGCATGTTGGAG gtAATAAAACTTTTACAATCAAAATATCATTACAAAGAAGAGGCTGAAATAATTTGTGACAAAGTTCAAGTTAAACTCAGCAAAGAATGTTTTCATCCTTCCAATATATGCATTACTGATCTAAGGACTTCACACTGGGAAGAAGCAATACAGGAAACAAAGGGCGGTGCAGCCAATCGGAAATTGGCTAAAGAATGTTATTTTCTGTGGAAATCTACACGTTTACAGCATATGACATTAGCAGAAGATGTCAAAGCCATGCTCACTGAACTTCGAAAGGAGGTCTGCCTACTTTTATTAACAAatggagacagacagacccaGAGGGAAAAGATTGAGGCTTGTGCCTGTCAGTCCTATTTTGATGCTGTTGTTATAGGTggagaacagaaagaagaaaaaccagcACCTTCCATATTCCATTACTGCTGTGATCTCCTTGGTGTACGGCCTGAAGACTGTGTCATGGTTGGTGACACACTAGAAACCGATATACAAGGAGGCCTCAATGCAGGGCTGAGAGCAACAGTCTGGATAAATAAACATGGAGTAGTGCCACTGAAGTCATCACCCATGCCACATTATATAATTTCTTCTGTGCTG